The following are from one region of the Aspergillus chevalieri M1 DNA, chromosome 1, nearly complete sequence genome:
- a CDS encoding uncharacterized protein (COG:G;~EggNog:ENOG410PKF5;~InterPro:IPR032710) — protein sequence MTQAVPLCSAPVINLGADIVLQPPLSRCGRGPGLIILRPSGLADYQKENDSLDPEPLQKWAEESYAVVQISLDLQSSGDKTRVSGLVTAGIDALVSLAECETKDKFGLLVYGSQKDYAPEFVDALRAVVANSERIIATISFDSWDIAAQKDALQHLSGKPGDIVKYDNLTVYTYPETSSAGFIVPGHVDFKTSSAGVAHTRSLTFIKKQLGGPCFDLEKIWEEHAYYEFGDRSVEKTMSTMVQEPYVNHIPTLTGGIGRARLSKFYLNHFIFNNPDDTELELISRTIGIDRVVDEFIFCFTHDKQVNWLIPGIPPTGKPLRIPMTSVVNIRGDRLYHEHIAWDQATILVQLGLLPEYLPFPYALPDGKQPAPGKRFEYRVPAAGIESATKLKDEHSVPSNQMFEYKVREVDDN from the exons ATGACTCAGGCCGTGCCTCTCTGCTCTGCTCCAGTGATCAATCTGGGAGCCGATATTGTCCTGCAGCCCCCGCTTTCTCGATGCGGACGTGGACCGGGGTTGATTATCTTGAGGCCTAGCGGCCTTGCGGATTACCAGAAGGAAAACGACAGTCTGGACCCGGAGCCATTGCAGAAATGGGCGGAGGAGAGCTATGCGGTTGTTCAGATCAGTCTTGATTTGCAATCAAGCGGTGACAAGACGCGTGTTTCTGGGTTGGTCACGGCGGGGATTGATGCCCTTGTCTCGTTGGCGGAATGTGAAACGAAGGACAAGTTTGGCTTATTAG TTTATGGATCCCAGAAGGATTATGCGCCGGAATTTGTTGATGCACTCCGGGCTGTCGTAGCTAATAGCGAGCGCATCATTGCTACCATCTCCTTCGATTCATGGGATATCGCAGCTCAGAAGGATGCGCTGCAGCATTTATCTGGCAAGCCTGGTGACATCGTGAAGTACGATAACTTGACCGTGTATACTTATCCTGAAACGTCGTCTGCCGGATTCATTGTCCCTGGACATGTCGATTTCAAGACCTCATCAGCTGGAGTTGCGCATACTCGAAGCCTGACCTTCATCAAGAAGCAGTTAGGCGGTCCCTGCTTTGATCTGGAAAAAATTTGGGAAGAGCACGCTTATTATGAGTTCGGAGACCGGTCTGTGGAGAAGACTATGTCAACCATGGTGCAGGAACCTTATGTGAACCACATCCCGACG CTTACAGGAGGAATTGGCCGTGCTCGTCTGAGCAAGTTCTACCTGAATCATTTCATTTTCAACAATCCCGACGACACGGAGTTAGAGCTCATCAGCCGCACCATCGGTATTGACCGGGTTGTTGATGAGTTCATTTTCTGCTTTACTCATGATAAACAGGTTAACTGGCT TATCCCCGGAATCCCACCCACCGGAAAGCCGCTACGGATCCCGATGACTTCGGTGGTGAACATTCGAGGAGACCGCTTATATCACGAACATATTGCCTGGGATCAGGCCACGATTCTCGTCCAACTGGGGTTGCTTCCGGAATACCTCCCCTTCCCTTATGCACTTCCTGATGGAAAGCAGCCAGCTCCAGGCAAGAGATTCGAGTATCGTGTCCCGGCTGCTGGGATAGAATCTGCGACCAAATTGAAGGACGAGCATTCTGTTCCGTCGAATCAGATGTTCGAGTATAAGGTACGCGAGGTCGACGATAATTGA
- a CDS encoding uncharacterized protein (COG:T;~EggNog:ENOG410PIFQ;~InterPro:IPR019826,IPR019819,IPR002018,IPR029058;~MEROPS:MER0030934;~PFAM:PF00135,PF07859;~SECRETED:SignalP(1-18)): MHISAASLLLVIAPACFASKLPVVDLGYELHQALSFNETYGTYNFSNIRYAAPPVGELRFRAPVSPAKNRSEVQTGAQGRVCPQAQPVWSEDIAPAFLASALTGTQFNQSTNISSYPYVPQPLDPRTTEDCLFLDVIAPKKIFDRVQNKTSVPKKSLAPVLVWIYGGGYTVGEKTSYDPRGLIQRSQKNGEGVVYVALNYRLGAFGWLAGDTLTANGTANAALHDQRLALEWVKENVHLFGGDSERVTVIGESAGGGSILHQITSYGGKGKQLPFQQAILQSPGWYPLPTDEQQEATLQQFLGLLNVSTVEEARKLPTAKLIAANSKQVYRSPYGTYTYGPAVDGTFVPKLPGELLLEGKFHKNLSLMVGHNSNEGLLFTPPASVNSNSYASLLEADLPDIQQNVTNYISNVLYPPVYNGTYGYTNPVLRFATTLADVVFQCNTDYLNRAFHNQTYAYLFSVPPGLHGSDLEYTFYNPAANSTVTSKNVALALQDYITSFAETGAPKSSAGPVFEKHGKKQQILNLSVSNITTVHDSTASPRCLFWQDAPYYQHS, encoded by the exons ATGCACATCTCAGCGGCATCATTGCTCCTGGTCATTGCGCCGGCTTGCTTTGCATCTAAGCTTCCGGTTGTCGATCTTGGATACGAGCTGCACCAAGCTCTTTCCTTCAAC GAGACCTATGGCACTTACAACTTCAGCAACATCCGCTACGCGGCTCCCCCCGTCGGTGAGCTTCGATTCCGCGCACCAGTCTCCCCAGCAAAGAACCGCAGCGAAGTGCAAACTGGCGCGCAAGGTCGTGTCTGCCCCCAGGCACAGCCTGTTTGGAGTGAAGATATTGCTCCAGCCTTCCTTGCCAGCGCCTTGACGGGAACGCAGTTTAACCAGTCCACCAATATTTCGTCCTACCCCTACGTGCCGCAACCATTAGATCCTCGCACTACAGAGGACTGTCTGTTCTTGGATGTGATCGCCCCGAAGAAGATCTTTGACCGTGTGCAGAACAAGACGTCGGTTCCTAAGAAGTCATTGGCTCCCGTGTTGGTTTGGATTTATGGTGGTGGGTATACGGTTGGAGAGAAGACTTCGTACGATCCCAGGGGTCTGATTCAGCGGAGTCAGAAGAACGGAGAGGGTGTTGTCTATGTGGCTTTGAACTACCGACTTGGTGCCTTTGGTTGGTTAGCTGGCGATACCCTTACCGCTAATGGCACAGCGAACGCTGCACTGCACGACCAGCGACTAGCCCTGGAATGGGTGAAGGAGAACGTTCATCTCTTTGGAGGCGATTCGGAGCGCGTCACCGTGATTGGGGAATCTGCAGGAGGAGGGTCTATTCTTCACCAGATTACCTCTTACGGAGGCAAGGGCAAACAACTGCCGTTCCAGCAGGCTATTCTCCAAAGCCCTGGCTGGTATCCTCTTCCTACTGATGAGCAGCAGGAGGCCACTCTGCAGCAGTTCCTGGGTCTCCTTAATGTCAGCACGGTGGAGGAGGCTCGCAAGCTTCCCACTGCGAAGCTGATTGCCGCGAATTCGAAACAAGTATACAGATCTCCATACGGAACTTACACCTACGGACCAGCTGTTGATGGTACCTTTGTGCCCAAACTCCCAGGGGAACTGCTACTTGAAGGCAAATTCCACAAGAACCTGAGCCTTATGGTCGGCCACAATTCCAACGAAGGCCTGCTCTTCACACCACCCGCCAGCGTAAACAGCAACAGCTACGCCAGCCTCCTCGAGGCTGACTTGCCCGACATTCAGCAGAATGTAACCAACTACATCTCCAACGTTTTGTACCCGCCTGTCTACAATGGCACGTACGGATACACAAACCCCGTTTTGCGGTTCGCAACAACGCTCGCAGACGTCGTCTTCCAGTGCAACACCGACTACCTCAACCGCGCCTTCCACAATCAGACATACGCGTATCTTTTCAGCGTGCCCCCTGGCCTACACGGCTCGGACCTAGAGTATACTTTCTACAACCCTGCAGCCAACTCAACCGTTACGAGCAAGAATGTGGCGCTTGCATTGCAGGATTACATCACTAGTTTTGCGGAGACAGGTGCGCCCAAGTCGAGCGCTGGTCCTGTCTTTGAGAAGCATGGCAAGAAGCAGCAGATTTTGAACTTAAGTGTTTCGAACATTACGACTGTTCATGATTCGACTGCGAGCCCGCGTTGTCTGTTCTGGCAGGATGCGCCGTATTATCAGCACTCTTGA
- a CDS encoding uncharacterized protein (COG:S;~EggNog:ENOG410PRGT;~InterPro:IPR019258;~PFAM:PF10018;~go_component: GO:0016592 - mediator complex [Evidence IEA];~go_function: GO:0003712 - transcription coregulator activity [Evidence IEA];~go_process: GO:0006357 - regulation of transcription by RNA polymerase II [Evidence IEA]), with protein sequence MNAHMQSSLSTLESKLNLLITSLTTSPTAAGAPAAASAVLDADDSLTSAVETLRQHQENYAKILRLRAEAEKLEERVKGIVSDVETREKEIRTICGDEENDTDSDTEDDSSDYDSDEDVDMSKSRSRKKMNKEVDYRLLLDFARRISKYNHQAAADAAAGTPAAQKLEDKRQQIAEQDVAMTGVNGATDTEEGAEPVSSVTKGATSWLDESANMTREIYMLPYPAEDRIRMGLMGQIQLAAAEGRPGFDLDNEVERLIREAEGQGAAEAIEPAQPGDESRRVDEASQAAAHAGSAATSGATSGPAPAPKPKATLDLDLYDPEDDEM encoded by the coding sequence ATGAACGCGCATATGCAATCTTCATTATCAACCCTCGAAAGCAAATTGAACCTCCTAATTACCAGTCTCACTACCTCCCCAACCGCCGCGGGAGCACCAGCCGCAGCGAGCGCCGTCCTGGACGCGGATGACTCGTTGACATCGGCCGTCGAAACCCTTCGACAACACCAAGAGAACTACGCCAAGATACTACGACTCCGCGCGGAAGCCGAAAAGCTGGAGGAAAGAGTGAAGGGCATTGTCAGTGATGTGGAAACTCGCGAGAAGGAGATTCGAACGATTTGCGGCGACGAGGAAAACGATACCGATTCCGATACCGAAGATGATAGCTCCGATTACGACTCTGATGAAGATGTGGATATGTCCAAGTCACGATCAAGGAAAAAGATGAACAAAGAGGTGGATTATAGGCTACTGCTCGATTTTGCACGGCGTATCAGCAAGTATAACCACCAAGCCGCGGCCGAtgcagcagcaggaacaCCAGCGGCACAGAAGTTGGAGGACAAACGGCAGCAAATCGCCGAGCAGGATGTCGCAATGACAGGTGTCAACGGCGCTACAGATACAGAAGAAGGGGCTGAACCGGTTTCATCGGTAACAAAAGGGGCAACATCTTGGTTGGACGAGTCCGCGAACATGACGCGGGAAATCTATATGCTACCATACCCGGCCGAAGATCGAATCCGCATGGGTCTCATGGGCCAGATACAGCTTGCGGCTGCAGAGGGCCGTCCAGGGTTTGATTTAGACAATGAGGTGGAACGATTGATACGTGAAGCGGAAGGACAGGGGGCTGCGGAAGCCATCGAACCGGCACAGCCGGGTGATGAGTCTCGTCGGGTAGATGAAGCCTCTCAGGCTGCTGCTCATGCTGGGTCTGCTGCAACCAGTGGTGCGACGAGTGGACCCGCACCTGCTCCAAAACCGAAAGCTACGCTTGATCTTGATCTATACGATCCAGAGGACGACGAGATGTGA
- a CDS encoding cation-translocating P-type ATPase (COG:P;~EggNog:ENOG410PFD7;~InterPro:IPR006068,IPR018303,IPR023298,IPR023299, IPR001757,IPR004014,IPR036412,IPR006414,IPR008250;~PFAM:PF00689,PF13246,PF00122,PF00690,PF00702;~TransMembrane:10 (i63-82o88-109i286-307o313-339i782-803o815-834i855-880o906-928i957-978o990-1009i);~go_component: GO:0016021 - integral component of membrane [Evidence IEA];~go_function: GO:0000166 - nucleotide binding [Evidence IEA];~go_function: GO:0019829 - ATPase-coupled cation transmembrane transporter activity [Evidence IEA];~go_process: GO:0006812 - cation transport [Evidence IEA]), translated as MSSEKQGGSGASPLSRPAHTLSFEAVIEELDTLVEEGLSPDEANRRLQEYGQNKLDEDKGISVVKILVRQVLILAMAVSFGIQSWIEGGFICAVILINIVVGFIQEYAAEKTMESLHSLSSPTGVVSRGGQTFSIPSTDIVPGDMVELRTGDTVPADIRLLEAVNFETDEALLTGESLPVQKECHSTFKEDTGPGDRLNIAYSSSTVTRGRARGVVVSTGMFTEIGFIAAALRASNNKRRPVKRGPNGETKKRWYVQAWTLTGTDGIGRFLGVNVGTPLQRKLSKLAILLFGVAVLFAIVVMAANLFSDNNEVILYAVGTGLSMIPACLVVVLTITMAVGTKRMVERNVIVRKLDSLEALGAVTDICSDKTGTLTQGKMVVKKAWIPSRGTYSVGTSSEPFNPTVGNVTYTPLSPLHFEDEKEGSPSDNPEDLVAENRPLEDFLNVASMANLSHVYESDEGTWNARGEPTEIAIEVFASRFNWNRDRWTKGQSPIWHQKAEFPFDSTVKKMSVIFTRITSQEERSMVFTKGAVERIVDACTTVVWDQDSSTPIPMTEEHRSHIFQNMEELAKLGLRVLALAHRPYTDKARVLEGADLDRDDIEKDLCFLGLIGLYDPPRPETAASIQACYQAGIAVHMVTGDHPGTAKAIAQQVGILPADLSTVAADVADSMVMTASQFDSLSEAEIDSLPTLPLVIARCAPQTKVSMINALHRRGRFAAMTGDGVNDSPSLKHADVGIAMGQAGSDVAKDASDIILTDDNFASILNAVEEGRRIFDNIQKFVLHLLAENIAQACTLLIGLAFKDLDGRSVFPLAPVEIIWIIMVTSGITDMGLGMEVAAPDIMDRPPQSKKGIFTWEVIIDILVYGIWTAALCLAAFSIRMWGFGDGNLASGCNRRWSAECDEVFRARATTFVCLTWFALFLAWEMVNMRRSFFRMEPKSKKYFTQWMYDVWRNQFLFWSVMAGWITMFPILYIPIINDVVFKHVGISWEWGIVFVEVVVFFAGVEAWKWAKRVYFRRQEWKQGPTSRIDVAETTRSTA; from the exons ATGTCAAGCGAAAAACAAGGAGGCTCGGGGGCATCTCCCCTAAGCCGTCCGGCTCACACCTTATCGTTTGAGGCGGTGATTGAAGAACTTGACACCCTAGTCGAGGAGGGTCTGAGTCCTGACGAAGCCAACCGTCGCCTCCAAGAGTATGGGCAGAACAAGTTGGATGAAGACAAGGGCATTTCAGTCGTGAAAATTCTGGTGCGCCAG GTGTTGATTCTCGCCATGGCGGTCAGTTTCGGCATTCAATCATGGATTGAGGGTGGCTTCATCTGTGCCGTCATTCTCATTAATATTGTCGTGGGTTTTATTCAGGAATACGCCGCTGAAAAGACCATGGAGTCCCTTCACTCTCTGTCTTCGCCTACTGGTGTAGTCTCCAGAGGAGGGCAGACCTTCTCGATTCCGTCCACGGATATAGTACCAGGTGATATGGTTGAACTGAGGACTGGCGACACGGTCCCGGCCGATATCAG ATTGCTGGAAGCAGTAAACTTTGAAACCGACGAGGCCCTTTTGACGGGTGAATCCCTTCCCGTCCAGAAAGAATGCCACTCCACCTTCAAGGAGGATACAGGGCCGGGAGATCGCCTGAACATCGCCTACAGCTCCAGTACCGTTACCCGTGGACGTGCCCGCGGTGTTGTTGTTAGCACGGGTATGTTTACAGAGATTGGCTTCATTGCAGCGGCTCTACGTGCCAGCAACAATAAGCGTCGTCCAGTCAAGCGTGGTCCAAATGGAGAAACCAAGAAGCGTTGGTATGTCCAGGCCTGGACCTTGACGGGAACTGATGGGATTGGTCGCTTCCTCGGTGTGAATGTCGGCACTCCGTTGCAACGGAAGCTATCTAAGCTTGCTATCTTACTTTTTGGGGTTGCAGTGCTTTTTGCCATTGTGGTGATGGCTGCCAATCTGTTCAGCGATAACAATGAGGTGATCCTGTATGCGGTAGGCACAGGCTTGAGTATGATTCctgcttgcttggtggtggtccTTACCATCACCATGGCGGTAGGGACAAAAcgtatggtcgaacgaaacGTCATTGTTCGAAAGTTGGATTCGTTGGAGGCCCTTGGTGCCGTAACCGATATCTGTTCCGATAAAACAGGCACTCTAACCCAAGGCAAGATGGTAGTCAAGAAGGCCTGGATCCCTTCTCGCGGCACATATTCAGTGGGAACTTCGAGTGAACCGTTCAACCCTACGGTCGGTAATGTGACCTATACCCCGTTGTCTCCTCTGCATTTTGAGGACGAGAAAGAAGGCAGTCCGTCGGACAACCCAGAGGACCTTGTGGCAGAAAACCGTCCGCTTGAGGATTTTCTTAACGTGGCGTCCATGGCGAATCTGTCCCACGTGTACGAATCTGACGAAGGGACCTGGAACGCGCGGGGTGAACCCACGGAGATCGCTATTGAGGTATTTGCATCCAGATTCAACTGGAATCGTGACCGATGGACCAAGGGCCAGAGTCCAATATGGCACCAAAAGGCGGAATTCCCTTTCGACTCCACCGTCAAGAAGATGTCCGTGATCTTTACACGAATTACTTCGCAAGAAGAACGCTCCATGGTTTTCACCAAGGGTGCCGTAGAACGCATCGTCGATGCATGCACGACAGTCGTCTGGGACCAAGACTCGTCTACACCAATTCCCATGACTGAAGAACATCGCAGTCATATCTTCCAGAACATGGAGGAACTCGCCAAGCTGGGGCTTCGTGTGTTGGCATTGGCGCATCGGCCGTATACTGACAAGGCGCGGGTGTTGGAAGGCGCCGACCTCGACCGTGACGATATTGAGAAAGACCTCTGCTTCCTAGGACTGATCGGCCTCTATGATCCACCGCGCCCGGAGACGGCCGCTTCTATCCAAGCCTGTTACCAAGCGGGAATTGCAGTGCACATGGTAACCGGCGATCACCCAGGAACTGCAAAGGCCATCGCACAACAAGTCGGAATTCTCCCTGCAGATCTCAGCACTGTGGCTGCAGATGTTGCTGATTCAATGGTTATGACCGCCAGTCAATTTGACAGCCTCTCTGAAGCCGAAATCGATTCTCTCCCCACATTGCCCCTGGTTATTGCGCGCTGTGCTCCACAGACAAAAGTGAGCATGATCAATGCACTCCACCGCCGAGGACGCTTTGCTGCCATGACTGGAGATGGTGTGAATGACTCGCCATCTCTTAAACATGCCGATGTCGGTATTGCAATGGGACAGGCCGGGTCAGATGTAGCCAAGGACGCTTCAGACATCATCCTCACTGATGATAATTTTGCTTCTATTTTGAATGCAGTGGAGGAAGGTCGCCGGATTTTCGACAATATTCAAAAGTTTGTCCTTCATCTACTAGCAGAGAACATCGCCCAGGCCTGTACACTGCTTATTGGACTAGCCTTCAAAGACCTAGATGGCCGGTCAGTCTTCCCACTGGCTCCGGTTGAGATCATTTGGATCATCATGGTTACTTCGGGTATTACGGACATGGGTCTGGGCATGGAGGTAGCCGCTCCAGATATCATGGATCGGCCCCCTCAATCCAAGAAGGGTATCTTCACGTGGGAGGTGATAATTGATATTTTGGTCTATGGTATCTGGACAGCCGCTCTCTGTTTAGCAGCCTTCTCCATCCGAATGTGGGGTTTCGGCGACGGCAACTTGGCCAGTGGCTGTAACCGCAGATGGTCAGCAGAATGCGACGAGGTGTTCCGCGCGCGAGCAACAACATTCGTTTGCCTTACATGGTTTGCCTTATTTCTAGCGTGGGAGATGGTCAACATGCGCCGTTCATTCTTCCGCATGGAACCCAAGTCCAAGAAGTACTTCACGCAGTGGATGTATGACGTGTGGCGGAATCAGTTCCTATTCTGGTCTGTGATGGCTGGCTGGATCACCATGTTCCCGATCCTGTATATTCCCATAATCAACGACGTGGTATTCAAGCATGTCGGCATCTCGTGGGAATGGGGGATTGTATTTGTCGAAGTGGTAGTTTTCTTCGCTGGAGTTGAGGCCTGGAAATGGGCTAAGCGCGTGTATTTCCGTCGCCAGGAGTGGAAACAGGGACCGACGTCTCGCATCGACGTTGCCGAAACTACTCGGAGTACCGCATAA
- a CDS encoding putative MFS multidrug transporter (COG:G;~EggNog:ENOG410Q18V;~InterPro:IPR020846,IPR011701,IPR036259;~PFAM:PF07690;~TransMembrane:10 (i87-108o176-200i212-238o244-270i316-338o350-374i394-414o420-443i464-482o494-514i);~go_function: GO:0022857 - transmembrane transporter activity [Evidence IEA];~go_process: GO:0055085 - transmembrane transport [Evidence IEA]), translating into MSQPHTPFDPFFGADGSDGVDGVEKEKEKDGVPDGVPDGVGRPSDSQPTACHGELDKEQQDRLGKRELQETDCYDKLGFTFPKWKKWGILSVIFIVQVSMNFNAGFYASGVPLFADHFGISEQAARVGQMDFLIAYGFGSEFWAPWSEEFGRWPVMQLSLLLVNIWQIPCALAPNFGTIVVCRILGGLSSAGGSVTLGMVADMWEAEEQQYAVAFIVFSSVAGSVIAPVVGGFSTTFLNWHWNFWLQLILGGFVQAVHFFVPETRCSILVTREARRRRKMGEEVYSGDELKGKHITVKHLLMVWSRPFIMFVREPIVLCLSMLSGFSDSLIFTFLQSFTPVFKQWGFNTITIGLSFLPLLVGYVIAYFSFFPFFHKHCRVRERDPDALQPEARLYWLLWTAPLLVIGLFGFAWTSLGPPHVHWIAPMIFSSLIAIANYAIYMATIDYMVASYGPYSASATGGNALARDFLAGIAAMYSTPMYEHMGHSNPLEWASTLLGFLAIGFIIPIYVFYWNGPKIREKSKFALVLASDRKKAQRRVSQCGSGEPGPEEHYFSGSGAV; encoded by the exons ATGTCCCAACCACATACACCTTTCGATCCATTCTTCGGAGCCGATGGTTCAGATGGCGTGGATGGTGtggaaaaagagaaggagaaggacgGTGTACCCGATGGTGTACCCGACGGCGTAGGCCGCCCTTCGGATTCTCAACCAACAGCATGCCACGGCGAGCTCGACAAGGAACAGCAAGACAGGCTCGGCAAGCGTGAATTACAGGAAACGGACTGCTACGACAAACTCGGTTTCACCTTCCCCAAGTGGAAAAAATGGGGTATCCTCTCGGTTATCTTCATCGTCCAAGTTTCAATGAACTTTAACGCCGGTTTCTACGCTAGTGGTGTTCCGCTGTTTGCAGATCATTTTGGGATATCAGAGCAGGCGGCCAGAGTTGGTCAGATGGATTTCCTCATTGCATACGGGTTTGGGAGTGAATTCTGGGCGCCATGGAGTGAAGAATTTGGTCGGTGGCCGGTCATGCAGCTGAGCTTGTTGCTAGTCAACATATGGCAGATTCCGTGTGCGTTGGCGCCGAATTTTGGTACGATTGTCGTCTGCCGTATCCTTGGTGGACTGTCGTCTGCTGGTGGTTCCGTCACTCTTGGTATGGTGGCAGACATGTGGGAGGCCGAGGAGCAGCAATACGCTGTCGCGTTTATTGTCTTTTCATCAGTGGCTGGATCAGTGATTGCCCCTGTTGTGGGTGGCTTTTCAACGACATTCTTGAACTGGCACTGGAACTTCTGGCTGCAGCTTATTCTTGGGGGCTTTGTGCAGGCAGTCCACTTCTTTGTTCCAGAGACTAGATGCAGTATCTTGGTTACTCGTGAAGCTAGAAGGCGACGGAAGATGGGTGAGGAGGTATACAGCGGCGACGAACTGAAAGGGAAGCACATCACCGTGAAACATCTGCTGATGGTGTGGAGTCGTCCGTTTATCATGTTTGTCCGAGAGCCGATTGTGCTATGCCTGTCCATGCTCAGTGGCTTCAGTGACTCCCTAATTTTCACTTTCCTGCAGTCTTTTACGCCGGTTTTCAAGCAGTGGGGGTTTAACACGATCACGATTGGGTTGTCTTTTCTTCC ACTCCTAGTCGGCTATGTCATCGCctatttctctttctttccctttttccaCAAACACTGCAGAGTCCGAGAACGCGACCCCGATGCCCTCCAGCCGGAAGCCCGGTTGTATTGGCTTTTATGGA CTGCACCACTCCTGGTAATCGGCCTTTTCGGCTTTGCTTGGACCAGTTTAGGACCCCCGCATGTGCACTGGATAGCGCCAATGATTTTCTCATCACTCATTGCAATAGCCAAC TATGCCATTTACATGGCAACAATCGACTATATGGTCGCCTCCTACGGACCGTATTCAGCCTCAGCAACAGGTGGTAATGCCCTAGCCAGAGATTTCCTTGCTGGCATTGCTGCCATGTATTCAACACCAA TGTACGAACACATGGGCCACTCCAATCCACTCGAATGGGCCTCCACACTCCTCGGTTTCCTCGCCATTGGCTTCATTATCCCCATCTACGTCTTCTACTGGAACGGACCGAAGATCCGCGAGAAATCTAAATTCGCTCTGGTCCTCGCTAGTGATCGGAAGAAGGCCCAGCGTAGGGTTTCGCAGTGTGGCTCTGGAGAGCCAGGTCCGGAGGAACATTACTTTTCTGGTTCGGGGGCGGTTTGA